One window of the Anolis sagrei isolate rAnoSag1 chromosome 5, rAnoSag1.mat, whole genome shotgun sequence genome contains the following:
- the LOC132775584 gene encoding zinc finger protein 135-like encodes MEEKPYKCLECRKSFTASGSLRSHQRTHTGEKPYKCLECGKSFSKRGNLYQHQRTHTREKPYTCLECGKSFSKIRSLRSHQRTHTGEKPYQCTTCRKSFTQSGSLRSHQRTHTGEKPYKCLVCEKSFARKGGLRSHQKTHTGEKPYTCLECGKSFSGSGNLQSHYRIHTGEKPYKCLECGKSFTHSGHLHLHYRTHTGEKPFSCLECGKSFSDRGSLHKHHRIHTGEKLYTCLECEKSFAHSGTLHRHHRTHTGEKPYTCLECGKKFTHSGSLRRHHRTHTGEKPFSCLECGKIFADSGNLDKHHRIHTGKKPYKCLECGKSFAYSGYLYQHQRIHTRDNPYKCLECGKSFPVSGGLQRHCRIHTGVKGGI; translated from the coding sequence ATGGaggagaagccctataaatgcctTGAGTGCAGGAAGAGCTTCACTGcgagtggaagtctacgttcacatcaaagaacacacactggagagaaaccctataaatgtctggagtgtggaaagagcttcagtaagCGTGGAAATCTATATcaacatcaaagaacccacactagggagaaaccctatacatgtctcgagtgtggaaaaagcttcagtaAGATtagaagtctacgttcacatcaacggactcacactggggagaagccctatcaaTGCACGACATgtagaaagagcttcactcagagtggaagtctacgttcacatcagaggactcacactggggagaaaccctataaatgcctggtgTGTGAAAAGAGCTTTGCTCGCAAGGGTggcctacgttcacatcaaaaaacccacactggggagaaaccctatacatgcctggagtgtggaaagagcttcagtgggAGTGGCAATCTACAAAGCCATTataggattcacactggggagaaaccatataaatgcctggagtgcggaaagagcttcactcacagtGGACATCTACATTTACATTATagaacccacactggggagaaacccttttcatgccttgagtgtggaaagagcttcagtgaccGTGGAAGTCTACATAAACACCATAGAATCCACACTGGAGAAAAActctatacatgcctggaatgtgaaAAGAGCTTCGCTCACAGTGGAACTCTACATAGACATCATAGaacccacactggagagaaaccctatacatgcctggagtgtggaaagaagtTCACTCACAGTGGGAGTCTACGTAGACATCATAGAACCCACACCGGGGAGAAACCCTtttcatgcctggagtgtggaaagatcTTTGCTGACAGTGGAAATCTAGATAAACATCATAGAATCCACACCGGgaagaagccctataaatgcctggagtgtggaaagagctttgcttACAGTGGATATCTGTATcaacatcaaagaattcacacgaGGGATAATccctataaatgtctggagtgtggaaagagcttccctGTGAGCGgaggtctacagagacattgtAGAATTCACACTGGAGTGAAAGGTGGTATTTGA